One genomic segment of Myxococcus guangdongensis includes these proteins:
- a CDS encoding helix-turn-helix transcriptional regulator has product MEQRLATIIGNAVRAARQRLELTQADVAERVGIATEVYGRLERGHMLPSVRTLRKLCLVLNCSSDVLLGMTAGVEGAPTLAEDPPEYRERPEVRRLLRTVRKLDAPRLRLLGQVANALES; this is encoded by the coding sequence ATGGAACAACGATTGGCCACCATCATTGGAAATGCAGTTCGCGCGGCGCGGCAGCGGCTGGAGCTCACCCAGGCCGATGTGGCCGAGCGCGTGGGCATCGCCACCGAGGTGTACGGGCGGCTGGAGCGCGGTCACATGCTCCCCAGCGTCCGCACGCTGAGGAAGCTGTGTCTGGTTCTCAACTGCTCCTCGGACGTGCTGCTGGGCATGACGGCCGGCGTCGAAGGCGCGCCCACGCTCGCCGAGGACCCGCCGGAGTACCGCGAGCGTCCCGAGGTCCGCCGGCTGCTGCGCACGGTGCGCAAGCTGGACGCGCCCCGGCTGCGCTTGCTGGGTCAGGTCGCCAACGCGCTGGAGTCGTGA
- a CDS encoding helix-turn-helix transcriptional regulator, whose amino-acid sequence MRRLVHVLDVELAPAAPHASLVDARRLEAADPAAFAVLVKYMQAREKSFGTSVQRQALVRPEGVAGAVVGGFYTLLTGAYPSKVFTEPAAALAWLGQPEARAAPLLSKLNDLVAEATGQSPLLRELHQAMKGKLPDINLSDVAREMGMSERTLQRRLKEAGTSFQAELNAVQVRMAQGLLLETDMKLTAVAVEVGCASLQHFSSLFRKLVGESPSAWRERQLGKAATESEPDKTPEEPIAPTGTGPSKS is encoded by the coding sequence GTGCGCAGGCTGGTGCACGTGCTCGACGTGGAGCTGGCTCCCGCGGCGCCCCATGCCTCGCTGGTGGACGCGCGCCGGTTGGAGGCGGCGGACCCCGCGGCCTTCGCGGTGCTCGTGAAGTACATGCAGGCGCGAGAGAAGTCCTTCGGCACGTCCGTGCAGCGCCAGGCGCTGGTGCGTCCGGAGGGCGTGGCGGGCGCGGTGGTGGGCGGCTTCTACACGCTCCTGACGGGCGCGTACCCGAGCAAGGTCTTCACCGAGCCGGCCGCCGCGCTGGCGTGGCTGGGACAGCCCGAGGCGCGCGCCGCGCCCCTGCTCTCCAAGCTGAATGACTTGGTGGCCGAGGCCACCGGCCAGTCGCCGCTCTTGCGCGAGCTGCACCAGGCGATGAAGGGCAAGCTGCCGGACATCAACCTGTCGGACGTGGCCCGGGAGATGGGCATGTCCGAGCGCACGTTGCAGCGCCGCCTCAAGGAGGCCGGCACGTCCTTCCAGGCGGAGCTCAACGCCGTGCAGGTGCGCATGGCCCAGGGGCTGCTCCTGGAAACAGACATGAAGCTCACCGCCGTCGCGGTGGAGGTGGGCTGCGCGTCGCTGCAGCACTTCAGCAGCCTGTTCAGGAAGCTGGTGGGCGAGTCCCCCAGCGCGTGGCGCGAGCGGCAGCTGGGCAAAGCCGCGACGGAGTCGGAGCCGGACAAGACCCCCGAGGAGCCCATCGCGCCCACCGGCACCGGCCCCTCGAAGTCGTAG
- a CDS encoding fatty acid desaturase family protein produces MTRPLPAPALDLPQLAVHALWWAWLPSFLWSWDHLGAWGRVGMCAVGWAVMFWNYAVLHNHMHVSIAKSRVPHWLVSRTLGMACGFPYRGYYIHHFNHHRYNDGPGDWGRRKPGEGVVRYCLRSALTPWFWPFEAVANVWRWAKKRNQRLELALDFLIVDGALLAVIIWRPALGLAWFGVLLVGQFCIHWLNLAAHFETDSTQRGALGTTSTSRLYNLFFFNAGYHQAHHVKPQVPWRDLPATTRELEGVALVRPELVTGLSPINPRWVLHVAKRYSAEPCDRQTASTITSGTPTAVT; encoded by the coding sequence ATGACTCGCCCCCTCCCCGCCCCCGCTCTCGACCTGCCGCAGCTCGCGGTGCACGCGCTGTGGTGGGCCTGGTTGCCTTCCTTCCTCTGGAGCTGGGACCACCTGGGCGCCTGGGGCCGCGTGGGCATGTGCGCGGTGGGCTGGGCGGTGATGTTCTGGAACTACGCCGTCCTGCACAATCACATGCACGTGAGCATCGCCAAGTCGCGCGTGCCGCACTGGCTGGTGTCCCGGACGCTGGGCATGGCGTGTGGGTTTCCCTATCGCGGCTACTACATCCACCACTTCAACCACCACCGGTACAACGACGGCCCGGGCGACTGGGGCCGGCGCAAGCCCGGTGAAGGCGTGGTGCGTTATTGCCTGCGCTCGGCGCTGACGCCCTGGTTCTGGCCCTTCGAGGCCGTGGCCAATGTCTGGCGCTGGGCCAAGAAGCGCAACCAGCGCCTGGAGCTGGCGCTGGACTTCCTCATCGTGGACGGGGCCCTGCTGGCGGTCATCATCTGGCGGCCCGCCCTGGGCCTGGCGTGGTTCGGGGTGCTGCTGGTGGGCCAGTTCTGCATCCACTGGCTCAACCTGGCCGCCCACTTCGAGACGGACTCCACGCAGCGCGGCGCGTTGGGCACCACGTCCACGTCCCGTCTGTACAACCTGTTCTTTTTCAATGCGGGTTACCACCAGGCCCACCACGTGAAGCCCCAGGTGCCCTGGAGGGACCTGCCGGCCACCACCCGGGAGCTGGAGGGCGTGGCCCTGGTGAGGCCGGAGCTGGTGACGGGACTGTCGCCCATCAATCCCCGCTGGGTGCTCCACGTGGCGAAGCGCTATTCTGCCGAGCCGTGCGATCGGCAGACGGCGTCGACGATTACTTCCGGGACCCCCACGGCCGTTACCTAG
- a CDS encoding glutathione S-transferase family protein: MMKLYFARNTRATRPRWLLEELGVPYELVPVDVLQREHKSPEYLRIHPMGSMPALEDEGQPIFESAAILLHVADKYPEQGFAPPLGSPQRAEYYQWMFFCMSTMEPPLSAYSAHSRFLPEQEQVVGEAERGRRRFTDIARMLESRLQGRTFLVGERFTAADVVMTSILEWGGSMGLLEDFPALRAYVERHLARPAARRALE; the protein is encoded by the coding sequence ATGATGAAGCTCTACTTCGCGAGGAACACCCGGGCCACCCGGCCCCGGTGGCTGCTGGAGGAGCTGGGCGTCCCCTACGAGCTGGTGCCGGTGGACGTGCTCCAGCGCGAGCACAAGAGCCCCGAGTACCTGCGCATCCACCCCATGGGCTCCATGCCCGCGCTGGAGGATGAGGGGCAGCCCATCTTCGAGTCGGCGGCCATCCTGCTGCACGTCGCGGACAAGTATCCGGAGCAGGGCTTCGCCCCGCCGCTCGGCTCTCCCCAGCGCGCCGAGTACTACCAGTGGATGTTCTTCTGCATGTCCACCATGGAGCCGCCCCTGTCCGCGTACTCCGCGCACAGCCGCTTCCTGCCGGAGCAGGAGCAGGTGGTGGGCGAGGCGGAGCGCGGGCGCCGGCGCTTCACGGACATCGCGCGCATGTTGGAGTCGCGGCTGCAGGGGCGGACGTTCCTGGTGGGCGAGCGCTTCACCGCGGCGGACGTGGTGATGACGTCCATCCTCGAGTGGGGCGGGAGCATGGGGCTGCTGGAGGACTTCCCCGCGCTGCGCGCCTATGTGGAGCGGCACCTGGCGCGTCCCGCGGCGCGGCGAGCCCTGGAGTAG
- a CDS encoding sensor histidine kinase translates to MHQPVVPSPSPSELAAHVGLRRRSFVVSACVLLLSLGTHPLLFGGFIPAVIVVHVLWAAILVGTAASMGTRWLTVQRASIVTGVASMVALVLDIHFTGGLSSTLFPLLFAMPLIIAVFTPGDVVTVWTSVLLTLVGVVVASWHSEVSEQRLIGQVTLFFFLAWVAVFSCKQFRRMRDTEREAVHARLAALEQLAQSEHLRADAVRSQAEMERLALVGRLAAGVAHEVNNPLAYVKSNLGYLEEVTVEAVQDLEDMRRVLWETQQGVLRIEQIVTDLRRFSRDSSDAEEAGSVAEALDEAERLASVRLRSLGQVVREVEPHLVRVRLGQRQLVQVVLNLLLNAADALDGVQPSRAARIVIRATRVEGGVRLEVEDNGPGVPESVLPRLFEPFFTTKAPGKGTGLGLALCREYLARVGGTLTVANCPDGGACFSLHLPAHPEKKNPA, encoded by the coding sequence GTGCATCAACCCGTCGTACCCAGTCCCTCGCCCTCGGAGCTCGCGGCCCACGTGGGGTTGCGGCGACGCAGCTTCGTCGTCTCGGCGTGCGTGCTGCTGTTGTCGCTCGGCACGCACCCGCTGCTCTTCGGGGGCTTCATCCCGGCGGTCATCGTGGTCCACGTGTTGTGGGCGGCGATACTCGTGGGGACGGCCGCGAGCATGGGCACGCGGTGGCTGACGGTGCAGCGCGCCAGCATCGTCACCGGGGTGGCCAGCATGGTGGCGCTGGTGCTGGACATCCACTTCACCGGGGGCCTGTCGAGCACGCTGTTCCCGCTGCTCTTCGCGATGCCGCTCATCATCGCCGTCTTCACGCCGGGGGACGTGGTGACGGTGTGGACCTCCGTCCTGTTGACGCTGGTGGGCGTGGTGGTGGCGTCCTGGCACTCGGAGGTATCCGAGCAGCGGCTCATCGGGCAGGTGACGCTCTTCTTCTTCCTGGCCTGGGTGGCCGTCTTCAGCTGCAAGCAGTTCCGGCGGATGCGCGACACCGAGCGAGAGGCCGTGCACGCGCGGCTGGCGGCGCTGGAGCAGCTGGCGCAGAGCGAGCACCTGCGGGCGGACGCGGTGCGCAGCCAGGCGGAGATGGAGCGGCTGGCCCTGGTGGGGCGGCTGGCCGCGGGCGTGGCGCACGAGGTGAACAACCCGCTGGCGTACGTGAAGTCCAACCTGGGCTACCTCGAGGAGGTGACGGTCGAGGCCGTGCAGGACCTGGAGGACATGCGCCGGGTGCTGTGGGAGACGCAGCAGGGCGTGCTGCGCATCGAGCAGATTGTCACGGACCTGCGCCGCTTCTCGCGCGACTCGTCGGACGCGGAGGAGGCGGGCAGCGTGGCGGAGGCGCTCGACGAGGCGGAGCGGCTCGCGTCGGTGCGGCTGCGCAGCCTGGGACAGGTGGTGCGCGAGGTGGAGCCGCACCTGGTCCGCGTGCGGTTGGGCCAGCGTCAGCTGGTGCAGGTGGTGCTGAACCTGCTGCTCAACGCGGCGGATGCGTTGGATGGGGTGCAGCCCTCACGCGCCGCGCGCATCGTCATCCGGGCCACGCGGGTGGAGGGCGGCGTGCGCCTGGAGGTGGAGGACAACGGGCCGGGTGTCCCGGAGTCCGTCCTTCCGCGCCTGTTCGAGCCGTTCTTCACCACCAAGGCCCCGGGCAAGGGCACCGGCCTGGGCCTGGCCCTGTGTCGCGAGTACCTGGCCCGTGTCGGCGGCACGCTGACGGTGGCCAACTGTCCCGACGGCGGCGCGTGCTTCTCGCTGCACCTGCCGGCCCACCCCGAGAAGAAGAACCCGGCCTGA
- a CDS encoding TetR family transcriptional regulator, protein MVSDSGEQAGRVVPKRARKDEDKEARRRVLLDEALALYQATSYAEVKMADVAERARLAKGTVFLYFPTKEALFLALLEDLLFAWFARLESALSTVEGTWTGPWLARAVAESLEPELSLTRLLAMLQTVLEQNVSVEQARRFKERLLEAMARTGALLESRLSFLHPGEGARVLVHLHALVTGLRQMADVAPVAREVLALPHMAPLRIDFTAELTTALTTLLRGLESR, encoded by the coding sequence ATGGTGAGTGATTCCGGGGAGCAGGCGGGGCGGGTGGTGCCCAAGCGCGCGCGCAAGGACGAGGACAAGGAGGCGCGCCGGCGGGTGCTGCTGGACGAGGCGCTCGCACTGTATCAGGCGACCTCGTACGCGGAGGTGAAGATGGCGGACGTGGCCGAGCGGGCCCGGCTGGCCAAGGGGACGGTGTTCCTCTACTTCCCGACCAAGGAGGCGCTGTTCCTCGCGCTCCTGGAGGACCTGCTCTTCGCGTGGTTCGCCCGGCTGGAGTCGGCGCTGAGCACGGTGGAGGGCACGTGGACGGGGCCGTGGCTGGCGCGCGCGGTGGCCGAGTCACTGGAGCCGGAGCTGTCGCTGACGCGGCTGCTGGCGATGCTGCAGACGGTGCTCGAGCAGAACGTGTCCGTGGAGCAGGCCCGCCGCTTCAAGGAGCGGCTGTTGGAGGCGATGGCGCGCACGGGCGCGCTGCTCGAGTCGCGGCTGTCCTTCCTGCATCCGGGCGAGGGCGCCCGCGTGCTGGTGCACCTGCACGCGCTGGTGACGGGCCTGCGACAGATGGCGGACGTGGCGCCCGTGGCGCGCGAGGTGCTCGCCCTGCCGCACATGGCCCCGCTGCGCATCGACTTCACCGCCGAGCTGACGACGGCGCTCACCACCCTCTTGCGCGGGCTCGAGTCCCGCTGA
- a CDS encoding phospholipase D-like domain-containing protein, with amino-acid sequence MRPIQTELLSGSELYREVVLEKLLHARESVWLATANVKAMYVESKGKFVPLVDVLDGLAARGVSLRLLHAELPSRPFRAAFDARARLVKGGLNLKVCPRVHFKAVVVDGAWTYLGSANLTGAGLGAKGDAVRNFELGFVTEDFDIIDRVTALYEAVWSGAECRGCKLRHVCPDPIIPAPLGREEVRSSRGAPRLGKSRRLRRATSESSRR; translated from the coding sequence ATGCGTCCCATCCAGACGGAGCTGCTGTCCGGAAGCGAGCTGTACCGGGAGGTGGTGCTGGAGAAGCTGCTCCACGCCCGCGAGTCGGTGTGGCTGGCCACGGCGAACGTGAAGGCGATGTACGTGGAGTCGAAGGGGAAGTTCGTGCCGCTGGTGGACGTGCTGGACGGGCTGGCGGCCCGGGGCGTGTCCCTGCGCCTGCTGCACGCGGAGCTGCCGAGCCGCCCGTTCCGCGCGGCCTTCGACGCCCGGGCGCGGCTGGTGAAGGGGGGCTTGAATCTGAAGGTCTGCCCTCGCGTGCACTTCAAGGCAGTGGTGGTGGATGGGGCGTGGACCTATCTCGGTAGCGCCAATCTCACGGGGGCGGGCCTGGGGGCCAAGGGCGACGCGGTGCGTAATTTCGAGCTGGGGTTCGTGACGGAGGACTTCGACATCATCGACCGGGTGACGGCGCTCTACGAGGCGGTGTGGAGCGGGGCCGAGTGCCGGGGATGCAAGCTGCGTCACGTTTGTCCGGACCCCATAATCCCCGCACCCCTGGGGCGGGAGGAGGTGCGAAGCTCGCGCGGCGCTCCTCGGCTCGGCAAGTCCCGTCGGTTGAGGCGCGCCACCTCGGAGTCGTCACGACGATGA
- a CDS encoding HEAT repeat domain-containing protein, with translation MSDERPDALLKSALEKIVYFEARAEQLLSELGSTREEMEHLKRELAETHQRELELRREVAELEVRSGRAQAEREESARLTQALRGERDQLMDRLLSASRLRASTQARDDEDDDLGFDLASFISQLRSEALLRGETGKGAAATVMSMKVPVRAPAVPLAEPVAKPPPPAVASTALLEPLLEGLSPVAREAQRFLQAGRLGVSAAQLAELSGQGGLGAPTDETLFGFSVRELSAQDPAARIRAAERLKALSQPAAAPALASALHAETDSAAQVALLQAFAALCREEGAQVVSPLLSSPVPEVRIAALKALLTLAPRDAAPHLAQAMKDPDRSVRRRASLLALGLEGETARRLGEEAIHDADAEVRSLAALALGAGSGENARALLLEALGDRELRVRKAAAQSLSRILGQDVSGVVALDDTHRRREIRRLATLPVKPVRARLDAPARVVVMASAPAPVVATVAPAVVVAQPVMAVVGARQGAMSTPAMGARPVAPPTHGAQAPQARASVPSSTHAVQAPQARASVPSSTHAVQAPQARAPAPPQPAQPVARAAPQPVVAPPTAVAPQRAAPAPSRPAAPAPRLSPVQAALVAMGAPAPQPATRPEEPRPVAARPSASPVETLCSPMLHEVRVAVRGRSLAELTAALGVPVELAQEAITLLSARGAVVRRGHKYFAA, from the coding sequence GTGAGCGACGAGCGTCCGGACGCGCTGCTCAAGAGCGCACTCGAGAAAATTGTCTACTTCGAGGCCCGTGCGGAGCAGTTGCTCAGCGAGCTGGGCTCGACGCGTGAGGAGATGGAGCACCTCAAGCGCGAGCTCGCGGAGACACATCAGCGGGAGCTGGAGCTGCGGCGTGAGGTGGCGGAGCTGGAGGTGCGCTCCGGTCGCGCCCAGGCCGAGCGCGAGGAGTCGGCGCGGCTGACGCAGGCTTTGCGCGGCGAGCGCGACCAGCTGATGGACCGGTTGCTGTCGGCGAGCCGGCTGCGCGCCTCCACGCAGGCGCGCGACGACGAGGACGATGACCTGGGGTTCGACCTGGCGTCGTTCATCTCGCAGCTTCGCAGCGAGGCGTTGCTGCGGGGCGAGACGGGCAAGGGCGCGGCGGCGACGGTGATGTCGATGAAGGTCCCCGTGCGGGCGCCCGCGGTGCCGCTGGCCGAGCCGGTGGCGAAGCCTCCGCCTCCCGCGGTGGCGTCGACCGCGCTGTTGGAGCCGCTGCTGGAGGGCTTGTCGCCGGTGGCGCGCGAGGCGCAGCGCTTCCTGCAGGCGGGGCGGTTGGGCGTGAGCGCGGCGCAGCTCGCGGAGCTGTCCGGGCAGGGGGGGCTGGGGGCTCCGACGGACGAGACGCTGTTCGGGTTCTCGGTGCGGGAGCTTTCGGCGCAGGACCCCGCGGCGCGCATTCGCGCGGCGGAGCGGCTCAAGGCGCTGTCGCAGCCCGCGGCGGCTCCGGCGCTGGCGAGCGCGCTGCACGCGGAGACGGACTCGGCGGCGCAGGTGGCGCTGCTCCAGGCGTTCGCGGCGCTGTGCCGGGAAGAGGGCGCGCAGGTGGTGTCGCCGCTGTTGTCCTCGCCGGTTCCGGAGGTGCGCATCGCGGCGCTCAAGGCGCTGTTGACGCTGGCGCCCCGGGACGCGGCGCCGCACCTGGCGCAGGCGATGAAGGACCCGGACCGCTCGGTGCGTCGGCGCGCGTCGCTGCTGGCGCTGGGGCTGGAGGGCGAGACGGCGCGCCGGCTGGGCGAGGAGGCCATCCACGACGCGGACGCGGAGGTCCGTTCGCTGGCGGCGCTGGCGCTGGGCGCGGGGAGTGGTGAGAACGCGCGCGCCTTGTTGCTGGAGGCGCTCGGGGACCGCGAGCTGCGCGTGCGCAAGGCGGCGGCGCAGAGCCTGTCGCGCATCCTGGGGCAGGATGTGTCCGGCGTCGTCGCGCTGGACGACACGCACCGTCGCCGGGAGATTCGTCGACTGGCGACGTTGCCGGTCAAGCCCGTGCGCGCGCGGCTCGATGCGCCGGCGCGGGTGGTGGTCATGGCCTCGGCACCGGCCCCGGTGGTCGCGACCGTGGCTCCCGCGGTCGTGGTGGCCCAGCCCGTGATGGCCGTGGTGGGCGCTCGCCAGGGCGCCATGTCGACTCCGGCGATGGGAGCTCGTCCCGTCGCGCCGCCGACGCACGGGGCCCAGGCGCCGCAGGCCCGTGCCTCGGTGCCTTCCTCGACGCATGCCGTTCAGGCGCCGCAGGCCCGCGCCTCGGTGCCTTCATCGACCCACGCAGTTCAGGCGCCGCAGGCCCGCGCCCCGGCTCCGCCCCAGCCCGCGCAGCCCGTGGCCCGCGCGGCGCCCCAGCCCGTGGTGGCCCCGCCGACCGCGGTTGCCCCGCAGCGCGCCGCGCCTGCGCCTTCCCGTCCCGCCGCTCCGGCGCCGCGGCTCTCGCCCGTGCAGGCGGCCCTGGTCGCCATGGGGGCTCCGGCGCCGCAGCCCGCGACGCGCCCCGAGGAGCCCCGGCCCGTCGCCGCGCGCCCGAGCGCCTCTCCCGTCGAGACCCTCTGTTCCCCCATGCTCCACGAGGTCCGCGTGGCAGTCCGTGGTCGCTCGCTCGCCGAGCTGACGGCCGCCCTGGGGGTGCCCGTCGAGCTCGCTCAGGAAGCAATCACCCTGCTCTCAGCCCGAGGGGCCGTGGTCCGAAGGGGACACAAATACTTCGCCGCTTGA
- a CDS encoding ParA family protein — translation MEAPTYSSKQVAEMLGVSPKAIPEDARKDVYTPDDVWDLRTTLNRFPDKVGHRRQLFLNFKGGTGKTSLSTSYAWRVAELGYSVLLIDLDSQGHATKCLGYEGEEFEKTLLDVLVRKTPLVKVIQKSPLPNLDFVPSNLSMSTMDLSLMPMAGREFKLRNALKDVEAQYDVIVFDAPPSFGLLNLNALMAANDLFVPVLADFLSFHGLKLLFETVQSLEEDLNHVLDHVFIVVNSFNATFKLAKEALEALQTHYPEFLLPTIIRQCTKFAQASSEGRPVFVADPTSKGANDIQAMIDNVLPRLVAAAAAAPKKGTQQAG, via the coding sequence ATGGAAGCGCCGACATACAGCTCGAAGCAGGTGGCCGAGATGCTCGGCGTGTCTCCGAAAGCGATTCCGGAGGACGCGAGGAAGGACGTGTACACCCCGGACGACGTCTGGGACCTGCGCACGACGCTCAACCGCTTCCCGGACAAGGTGGGCCACCGCCGCCAGCTGTTCCTGAACTTCAAGGGCGGCACCGGCAAGACCTCCCTGTCCACGTCCTACGCGTGGCGCGTGGCGGAGCTGGGCTACTCGGTGCTGCTCATCGACCTGGACAGCCAGGGCCACGCCACCAAGTGCCTGGGCTACGAGGGCGAGGAGTTCGAGAAGACGCTGCTCGACGTGCTGGTGCGCAAGACGCCCCTGGTCAAGGTCATCCAGAAGTCCCCGCTGCCCAACCTGGACTTCGTCCCGTCCAACCTCAGCATGTCCACCATGGACCTCTCGCTGATGCCCATGGCCGGCCGCGAGTTCAAGCTGCGCAACGCGCTCAAGGACGTGGAGGCCCAGTACGACGTCATCGTCTTCGACGCGCCGCCGTCCTTCGGCCTGCTCAACCTCAACGCGCTGATGGCGGCCAACGACTTGTTCGTCCCCGTGCTGGCGGACTTCCTGTCGTTCCACGGCCTGAAGCTGCTGTTCGAGACGGTGCAGAGCCTGGAGGAGGACCTCAACCACGTGCTGGACCACGTGTTCATCGTGGTGAACTCCTTCAACGCCACCTTCAAGCTGGCGAAGGAGGCGCTGGAGGCGCTCCAGACGCACTACCCGGAGTTCCTGCTGCCGACCATCATCCGGCAGTGCACCAAGTTCGCCCAGGCCTCGAGCGAGGGGCGCCCGGTCTTCGTCGCGGACCCCACGTCGAAGGGCGCCAACGACATCCAGGCCATGATTGACAACGTCCTGCCGCGCCTCGTCGCCGCGGCCGCCGCCGCCCCGAAGAAGGGCACCCAGCAGGCTGGCTGA
- a CDS encoding extensin-like protein → MKKAFEQNVSRAKPRLRLGAFTGAVDQTEPTEPPEQAADVAPPEPPSADLSSEVRARIERARAPRPTAAEAMEVALSQPEGPRAREPVFTQQVAEPVTYASPEPEAAVYDDEVSEAPVTYAAPPTVAFHLDGLEAGQSSEAHPMTQGSPHASLPHVTATVAEPVARVEAPPQEVEVQTPAPPREEAMDSDARRERLKARLKAVRENPRPEPLPATVAEAGQRAVERITHLQAELVKVKAANLSLTQELEVARRQAEKATEEARLRMDEARRLSSEMEGRVKLLADLERELAALEGERDEALLSLQENRQALQASAKEHEKLEEEVVRGKQALVDSLAEEERLATELESAKDESMSLRRAVEALQGERDVLAQQVASLTAERAELLEARKALEAVHRALSQAAAR, encoded by the coding sequence ATGAAGAAAGCCTTCGAACAGAACGTGTCCCGCGCCAAGCCGCGCCTCCGCCTGGGGGCGTTCACCGGCGCCGTCGACCAGACCGAGCCCACCGAGCCTCCCGAGCAGGCCGCCGACGTCGCTCCCCCCGAGCCGCCGAGCGCCGACCTGTCCTCGGAGGTCCGCGCCCGCATCGAGCGTGCCCGCGCCCCGCGTCCCACCGCCGCGGAGGCGATGGAGGTGGCGCTGTCGCAGCCCGAGGGGCCGCGCGCGCGGGAGCCGGTGTTCACCCAGCAGGTCGCCGAGCCGGTGACGTATGCGTCTCCGGAGCCGGAGGCCGCCGTCTACGACGACGAGGTGAGCGAGGCGCCCGTCACCTACGCTGCTCCACCCACCGTGGCGTTCCACCTGGACGGCCTCGAGGCCGGGCAGTCGTCGGAGGCGCACCCCATGACGCAGGGCTCTCCCCACGCTTCGCTTCCCCACGTCACCGCCACCGTCGCGGAGCCCGTGGCGCGCGTCGAGGCGCCGCCGCAGGAGGTGGAGGTGCAGACGCCCGCGCCGCCGCGCGAGGAGGCCATGGATTCGGACGCGCGTCGTGAGCGGCTCAAGGCCCGGCTCAAGGCGGTGCGCGAGAATCCGCGCCCGGAGCCCCTGCCGGCCACCGTCGCGGAGGCGGGCCAGCGCGCGGTCGAGCGCATCACCCACCTGCAGGCGGAGCTGGTGAAGGTGAAGGCGGCGAACCTGTCCCTCACGCAGGAGCTGGAGGTGGCGCGCCGTCAGGCGGAGAAGGCCACCGAAGAGGCTCGGCTGCGCATGGACGAGGCGCGCCGGCTGTCGTCGGAGATGGAAGGCCGCGTGAAGCTGCTCGCGGACCTGGAGCGGGAGCTCGCGGCGCTGGAGGGTGAGCGCGACGAGGCGCTGTTGTCCCTCCAGGAGAACCGCCAGGCGCTCCAGGCCTCCGCGAAGGAGCACGAGAAGCTCGAGGAGGAGGTCGTCCGGGGCAAGCAGGCCCTGGTGGACAGCCTCGCCGAGGAGGAGCGTCTCGCCACGGAGCTCGAGTCCGCGAAGGACGAGTCGATGTCGCTGCGCCGCGCGGTGGAGGCGCTGCAGGGAGAGCGGGACGTGCTCGCCCAGCAGGTGGCCTCGCTCACCGCCGAGCGCGCCGAGCTGCTCGAGGCTCGCAAGGCGCTCGAGGCCGTGCACCGCGCGCTGAGCCAGGCCGCGGCGCGCTGA